In Cryptomeria japonica chromosome 10, Sugi_1.0, whole genome shotgun sequence, a genomic segment contains:
- the LOC131859233 gene encoding G-type lectin S-receptor-like serine/threonine-protein kinase At2g19130, whose protein sequence is MRVSSEGQSIFVRLAASEFPHVTSEHSNKAHALPILLSSAASFFVASAFLSVAFILWKRQRMRKKTVEEDVPMSLKKFTYKELRIATENFKHKFHPRRKTIPDRIIHCDIKPENILLDDDFNPKLGDFGLAKLIGRDFSRVLTTTRGTRGYLAPEWISGLPITTKADRGNIIGLVDARIAIEADIEEVRRVAMVAGLCIQDDENERPSMNEVVKILEGTMGAPVLQIPRSLQVLLDQIVDEDNGSFGQHPSILSDSISEPVSREKFKNIKLENIKYL, encoded by the exons ATGCGCGTTTCGTCGGAGGGCCAATCCATCTTCGTTAGGCTGGCTGCTTCGGAGTTTCCGCACGTGACATCAGAGCACAGCAACAAAGCCCATGCACTTCCTATTTTACTTTCTAGCGCTGCATCCTTTTTTGTTGCTTCGGCTTTCCTGTCGGTCGCATTTATTCTGTGGAAACGTCAAAGAATGAGGAAGAAAACCGTTGAAGAGGACGTGCCAATGTCGCTCAAAAAGTTCACTTACAAAGAGTTGCGAATCGCAACGGAGAATTTCAAGCATAAATTCCACCCAAGGAGAAAAACAATTCC GGATCGCATCATTCACTGCGATATCAAGCCTGAAAACATTCTCCTGGATGACGACTTCAACCCAAAGTTGGGAGATTTTGGGCTGGCAAAGCTGATTGGTAGAGATTTCAGCCGGGTACTGACGACCACAAGAGGAACTCGTGGTTACTTGGCTCCCGAGTGGATCTCTGGCCTTCCTATCACTACCAAGGCGGAC AGGGGAAACATAATAGGCCTTGTGGACGCAAGGATAGCAATTGAGGCGGATATCGAAGAGGTGAGAAGAGTCGCTATGGTGGCTGGGCTGTGCATTCAAGACGATGAGAATGAGAGGCCGAGCATGAATGAAGTGGTGAAGATATTAGAAGGCACGATGGGGGCTCCTGTGCTACAAATTCCGAGGTCCTTACAGGTCCTATTAGATCAGATAGTAGACGAGGACAATGGTAGCTTCGGTCAACATCCTTCCATATTAAGTGACTCCATATCCGAGCCGGTTTCAAGAGAAAAGTTTAAAAATATTAAACtcgaaaatattaaatatttataa
- the LOC131076070 gene encoding S-locus-specific glycoprotein S13-like, with amino-acid sequence MVIEMEKKYVFLAITVIIAAHYCSSLAVDGGDTLLLEASLTVNQTLISKKGTFAFGFFCPRGTNNWYIGVWYASISQKTTVWVANRENPVRNMPGVLKFSRDGHLRLFDRKGRSVWSTDIGQKGSLAVIMDSGNFIMLGHGHNKSAIVWESFAHPTDTWLPGMKMWKSMKLTSWKSSSDPATGLFSYGMDMSPGKTQMMMFYNNTIPYLSSGEWTRGYFAKIPESEGQKTIEMSCVRVSPSSIYYNFTISPLDQTLHTLGRLLFSENGELQLYYWMDNNRWSLRWSTYRGQCSDYEICGAYGLCNTNDLCTCVQGFTPKNKSQGWWSSGCVRRRPLQCSATEGTTDG; translated from the coding sequence ATGGTTATTGAAATGGAAAAGAAGTATGTGTTCCTAGCAATTACTGTGATTATTGCAGCGCATTATTGCAGCTCACTAGCAGTGGATGGTGGAGATACTCTTCTCTTGGAGGCTTCGCTCACTGTAAATCAGACCCTAATTTCGAAAAAAGGCACTTTTGCATTCGGTTTTTTCTGTCCGAGAGGAACTAATAATTGGTATATTGGCGTCTGGTATGCATCAATCTCTCAGAAGACCACTGTTTGGGTGGCTAACAGAGAAAATCCTGTCAGAAACATGCCTGGCGTGCTGAAATTTTCGAGAGATGGTCACCTCAGATTGTTTGATAGAAAGGGCCGGTCCGTTTGGTCGACTGATATTGGCCAGAAAGGATCACTAGCAGTGATAATGGACTCTGGTAATTTCATTATGTTGGGTCACGGCCACAACAAGTCTGCGATTGTTTGGGAGAGTTTCGCGCATCCAACTGATACATGGTTGCCTGGCATGAAGATGTGGAAAAGCATGAAGCTTACTTCCTGGAAGAGTTCTTCAGATCCTGCAACTGGGCTCTTCTCTTACGGAATGGACATGTCTCCAGGAAAGACACAGATGATGATGTTCTATAACAACACGATTCCATACCTGTCCAGTGGAGAATGGACTAGGGGTTATTTTGCCAAGATCCCCGAGTCGGAGGGTCAGAAGACAATCGAAATGTCCTGTGTGAGGGTTTCTCCTTCAAGCATATACTATAATTTTACCATAAGCCCGTTAGATCAAACCCTACATACCCTCGGGCGGCTCCTGTTTTCTGAGAACGGCGAACTACAACTCTACTACTGGATGGATAATAATCGATGGAGTCTGCGGTGGTCGACATACCGAGGTCAATGCAGTGACTATGAAATTTGCGGGGCGTATGGACTGTGCAATACCAATGATCTGTGTACTTGTGTTCAGGGCTTCACGCCCAAGAATAAATCGCAAGGTTGGTGGTCAAGCGGATGTGTTCGGCGAAGGCCGCTACAGTGCTCTGCCACAGAGGGCACAACCGACGGCTGA